A segment of the Bacillus sp. es.034 genome:
GTGATTAATTGTCGGAAGATTCTAGATCTTCATTTAGAGGGGATGAGTCAGCGTACAATCAGCGCTAGCACGGGTCATTCAAGGAATACGGTAGCTAGTGTGATCCAAACGGCAAAAGCAAGAGGAATACAATCACTTAACGACACGATGACGAATGCTTGGCTAAATGATTTTCTGTTTCCTGAGAAACAAGCAGTCGAGAAAGGCTATTATCCGGTGGACTGGGAAAGGGTGCACAAAGAACTTCAAAAGAAAAATGTTACGTTGAAATTATTGCATTACGAATATGCAGCTGAAGCACGCTTGGGAAAGAAGATTCCCTATGCGTACCGTACATTTACTGAAAAATACGGGAATTATGCAAAGAAATATAAAACGACGATGCCAATTCGTCGTAAACCTGGTGAAATTATGGAGGTTGATTGGGCAGGATCTACGCTAACCCTTCAAGACCGGGCCACAGGTGAGAAGATACCAGTGTATGTGTTTATCGCTACACTTCCTTATAGTCAATATAGCTATGTTGAGGGCTTTATAGACATGAAATCTCCGAGCTGGCTTACTGCCCACATTCATGCATTGGAGTATTTTAGAGGCGTACCTGAGACGGTGGTGCCAGACAACTTAAAAACAGGTGTGATCAAACCTCTACGAGGTGAACCGATTTTGCAGGAAGCATATCGAGAGCTAGCTGATTATTATCATACAGTGATAGTTCCAAGTCGTGTCCGGAAACCGAAGGACAAAGCAAGTGTTGAAGGAACAGTTGGCTTTATTTCCAGACAGATTATAGCTGCTTTACGCAATTATCCTTTTTTTCATTTAGAAGATTTGAACCAACACATTTCAGAAAAACTTGAAGAGATTAATACTACTGCTTTTCAAAAACGTCCAGGCTCTCGTAGAGAAGTATTTGAGGAAGAGGAGAAGCCCTACCTTCGCTCTCTTCCTCGCACACGTTACAAATTGACGGAATGGAAAACAGCTAAAGTTCAACCGAACTACCACATCCAGGTTGATCGCATGTATTACTCCGTCCCCTATGAGTACGTCCGGGAGCAGGTAGAAATTCGCCTAACACCAGATCTACTTGAATTTTACTTCAAAGATGTACGGATTGCATCCCATAAGCGCTTAACAGGCGATATTGGACAATATTCGACCTCAGTAGAACATATGCCTGATCATCATCGTTTGTATTTAGATCATAATCCAGAGAACAACCGTGCTTGGGCCAAAAGCATTGGTCCATCCATGGAAAAGTTCGTTGGTTTAATTTTTGAACAAAACGCAGAGAAAAAAGCATTGTCCATTGTGAGCGCTCTTAGAAATATAGCTGAAAAATATGAGCCAACGACGTTGGAAAAGTCAGTAGATACTTTACTAGTCATATCAAGTAACCCAACTCTTTCAGTTCTTAAGAGTATTCTAGACCGCGAGGCTAAAAGGATTCCGCCGGAATCACCTGCCGAAAAGTCAAAAGATATGACTAATGATTTTGGATTTGTGCGTGGTGCAGCTTATTTTGGAAAGGAGCGTTCTAAATGAATCAGGAAACTTTACGAAAACTAACCGAAATGAAAATGGGTGGTATGGCAGATATTTATCAGCAACAGAGCCAAAACCGCGAATATCAAAGAATGGATTTTGATGATCGCTTTCAGCTTTTAGTAGATCATGAATATGATCGCAGACGTTCAAATAAATTAGAGCGCCTGATCAAACAGGCAACGTTGAATGAACCTTCAGCTGCCATTGAAGACATCGAATATAATCCAGATCGAAAACTGAATAAGCAACTCATCTTAGAACTAGCAACAGGAAATTATATTCAACGACACCATAACATTATCCTTATGGGCGCTTCAGGAAACGGAAAAACATGGATCGCAAATGCCTTTGGTGTTCAAGCATGTCGTCAGTTTTATAACGTTAAGTACATTCGTCTTCCTGAACTATTAGATGAGCTGACAGTGGCTAAGTTCGAAGCAGACGGAAGCTTTCGGAAGTTGATCCAAAAATACCGGAAAGTAGATGTATTAATACTGGATGAATGGTTATTAACTGAACTTCCTGAAGAACACGTGATGCTTATATTGGAAATTATTGAGTCAAGGCTCAAAAGAGCCTCTACCATATTCTGTTCACAGTTTTCCCCAGAAGGATGGCACGCTAAATTAGGACAAGCTCAAGTAGCTGATGCCATTCTTGATCGTATTATTCATGATTCCTATCACATCATGGTCGATGGAGAGATTTCAATGCGTGAACGCCATGGATTGGTGGGATCTTCATGATTCCTGTCGAAGTAGAGAACCGTATAGCCACGTATTTTTTTCATCGTTTTCTTCCTGAAGAAGTAATCGAGCAGATTGTAGAACTCCTTCTGCCCCTCTGTCTGGAAGCTGATGAAGAGGATGTTTTTGATAATTTAGTTTTGAGCCACTTTTATAATTAGTGATCATATAAAAAATGAGCCACATGATTTCCAATTCTAGTAACCTCTCTTATGATAGAAAGTGACCAAACTTACTACATAGTCGAGGGGAAGAAAAAGGATGATCGAAATGGCTCAATTCTATAATATCAAATTCTTAAAAGAGGTTGAAGGTTTATCACAAAGGCAAATTGCGACAAAACTTGGGGTATCTCGCAATACCGTAAGTAAGTATTTATCCCAAAATGCAGCTCCTACCACTGTATTAAGAAAAAGAGTATATAGAACAAAAGAATACTCCGCAGAAACTAAAAGAGTCATCCCAATTATTGATCAGTGGTTGGAAGATGATCAAAAACATTGGAAAAAGCAAAAACATACTGCAATTAAAATTTACAAAAGATTAGTAGACGAATACGACTTTAAAGGGTCAGCTTCTAACATACGTAAGATAGTAGCCAAACGTAAGAAAAAGATCCAAGAAGTTTTCATTCCACTTGATTTTCAACTCGGCCACCAATTTCAATTCGACTGGGGAGAGGCCGATATTATTCTTCAAGGTAGGACACAACGCATATTCCTCTTTTGCGTTCAGCTTTCCGCCAGTCGAATGCGGTTTGTGAGAGCCTATATTCATGAAAAACAGGAAGCATTCTTGGATGGGTTTGTCCATGCCTTTGAATTCTTTGGAGGAATTCCAACGGAAGGACTACTTGATAATCTTAAAACAGCAGTTGTGAAAGTCCTTCAAGGAAGAGATCGATTAGAACAAGAAACCTTTGTCGGTCTTCAGGCTCATTATGTGTTTAAAGCAGAGTTTTGTAATCCCGCAAGTGGAAACGAAAAGGGACGGATTGAAGGAACTGTAGGATACATAAGGAGAAATGCCCTGGTTCCATATCCAGAGGTTCAAACCATAGAGGAATTAAACCAATACCTTACGGACTGGTGTTTCAAGGAAGCAAGCAGGACTCACGTACCAAATAAATCTGAGACTGTACTTGAAATGTGGGAGAAAGAAAAGAGCTATTTATCGCCTCTTCCTCCAATCCGTTTCGAAGCGTGTAAACTCTTATCATGTAAAGTAAATAAAACATCGCTCATAACTGTTGATACCAATCGTTACTCTGTTCCTTGTCGATTCGCTGGCCAAGAAGTTTGGGCAAAAATTTTTGTCGACCGAGTAATCGTAGTGGCTCAAAACCAAGTGATCGCTGAACACGTTCGCTCATATGAAAGAAATCAAATGATTACGGTTCTTGATCATTATTTAGAGATATTACTTAAGAAACCAAGAGCCATTAGAGATGCGCATGCATTCCAGACTACTGAAGTACCTGATGTATTCAAGCGTTTCCACCTAAAAATGCGTGAACAAGAAGGTGCCGCAGGAGACAGGAAATTTATCCGACTACTCCTTCTTCACCGTGATATTGGGATGGAGAGGTTAACAAATGCCTTTTTAGAAGCAGAAAAAACGCAAGTTTTCCGATATGAGGTTGTACACGAAATAATTCAAAAGCTCACCAATCAAGATATATCATTCCAGCCTCTCCCGACGGACCAAACGCCTATTAGCCTCCTAGATTATAAAGTTAGTAAGTCTAATATTGAACAATATGGACAACTTACAGGAGTAAATAACAAATGACAACTGAACTTTTATTAGACCACCTTACTAAAAAACTTCGGATTCCCATGATCGCTGCCCAATATCGTTCACTCGCTAGAGAAGCTGAAGAGCGTAATTTCACCTATGAAGAGTACCTGTTGGCTTTATTAGAAAGTGAATCTGAATCTAGAGAAGAGAATCAAAGACAAAGAAGGCTTAAGCAAGCGGCATTCCCTATCCACAAAACATTAGATAGTTATGATTTTAGTTTGATGCCCAGTTTGAATAAAAACCGGTTTCTTACCTTGTCCAAAGGGGATTTTGTGGAGAAAAGGGAAAACATCATTTTTTTAGGAAACAGTGGGACCGGAAAGTCCCATCTCGCAACGGGAATTGGCATTGAGATGATTAAAAATGGCTATAAGGTAAAATTTATCTCAGCAGCTGAGCTAGTAGAAGAACTCCTATTAGCTAATGAAGAATACAAGCTTGGAGCCTTGGAGAAACGGTGGCTCAAAATTGATTTAATCATTGTAGATGAACTTGGATATGTACCATTTACCAAGATAGGAGCTGAGTTACTGTTCCAATTTTTTGCCGGACGATATGAACGTGCGAGCGTAATGATCACTACTAATCTAGAATTCACAGAATGGACGTCCATCTTCGGAGACGAAAAGATGACAGCAGCTCTGCTTGATCGACTTACCCATAAGGCCCATATTCTCCTACTCAACGGAGAATCGTACCGGTTTAGACAATCTATGAAACAAAAAGATGAAAGTAATAAGTAAGAGTGCGACGCGAGGGATTTAGGGGGGTGCCCCTCGGGGCACCCCCCTAAATCCCCATGCATCCCACATATATGGTAATAACTCAGGAAGAAGTGGCTCACTTTTGAAGTGATCGCTCTGGCTCAAATCAAAGTTGACAAATACAGAGGAAGATTTAGACCAGGATGATCTTGTCAGACAAGCTGTTACAATTATCGAAGCTCAGTTAGAAGGAAAGAGTTTTAAGTAACTCACACAGCCATCGAAGTAACTAATTTCGATGGCTGTTTTAATACATAATGGAGATATTGGCTCTATGCAATGCATTAAGTGGCTCTATTATCCGCACTTGGTGGCTCAAAAGTCCGCTCAAGCGGCTCTTTCCTAATGCAATACTCAGCCCGGAAGCCTCCAATGTCTTCTCAGGAAAAAGAAATTCCTCAATCCATTTATCCGTCATTTCTTCCTCTAACGGACAGACTAGCCCCTTCTTTTCGGCCAGGCCGATGATCTCAGTTACTTTTTGACGAGAATGACCAGTACTTGAGGCT
Coding sequences within it:
- the istA gene encoding IS21 family transposase; this translates as MIEMAQFYNIKFLKEVEGLSQRQIATKLGVSRNTVSKYLSQNAAPTTVLRKRVYRTKEYSAETKRVIPIIDQWLEDDQKHWKKQKHTAIKIYKRLVDEYDFKGSASNIRKIVAKRKKKIQEVFIPLDFQLGHQFQFDWGEADIILQGRTQRIFLFCVQLSASRMRFVRAYIHEKQEAFLDGFVHAFEFFGGIPTEGLLDNLKTAVVKVLQGRDRLEQETFVGLQAHYVFKAEFCNPASGNEKGRIEGTVGYIRRNALVPYPEVQTIEELNQYLTDWCFKEASRTHVPNKSETVLEMWEKEKSYLSPLPPIRFEACKLLSCKVNKTSLITVDTNRYSVPCRFAGQEVWAKIFVDRVIVVAQNQVIAEHVRSYERNQMITVLDHYLEILLKKPRAIRDAHAFQTTEVPDVFKRFHLKMREQEGAAGDRKFIRLLLLHRDIGMERLTNAFLEAEKTQVFRYEVVHEIIQKLTNQDISFQPLPTDQTPISLLDYKVSKSNIEQYGQLTGVNNK
- the istB gene encoding IS21-like element helper ATPase IstB, producing MNQETLRKLTEMKMGGMADIYQQQSQNREYQRMDFDDRFQLLVDHEYDRRRSNKLERLIKQATLNEPSAAIEDIEYNPDRKLNKQLILELATGNYIQRHHNIILMGASGNGKTWIANAFGVQACRQFYNVKYIRLPELLDELTVAKFEADGSFRKLIQKYRKVDVLILDEWLLTELPEEHVMLILEIIESRLKRASTIFCSQFSPEGWHAKLGQAQVADAILDRIIHDSYHIMVDGEISMRERHGLVGSS
- the istB gene encoding IS21-like element helper ATPase IstB, with amino-acid sequence MTTELLLDHLTKKLRIPMIAAQYRSLAREAEERNFTYEEYLLALLESESESREENQRQRRLKQAAFPIHKTLDSYDFSLMPSLNKNRFLTLSKGDFVEKRENIIFLGNSGTGKSHLATGIGIEMIKNGYKVKFISAAELVEELLLANEEYKLGALEKRWLKIDLIIVDELGYVPFTKIGAELLFQFFAGRYERASVMITTNLEFTEWTSIFGDEKMTAALLDRLTHKAHILLLNGESYRFRQSMKQKDESNK
- the istA gene encoding IS21 family transposase translates to MINCRKILDLHLEGMSQRTISASTGHSRNTVASVIQTAKARGIQSLNDTMTNAWLNDFLFPEKQAVEKGYYPVDWERVHKELQKKNVTLKLLHYEYAAEARLGKKIPYAYRTFTEKYGNYAKKYKTTMPIRRKPGEIMEVDWAGSTLTLQDRATGEKIPVYVFIATLPYSQYSYVEGFIDMKSPSWLTAHIHALEYFRGVPETVVPDNLKTGVIKPLRGEPILQEAYRELADYYHTVIVPSRVRKPKDKASVEGTVGFISRQIIAALRNYPFFHLEDLNQHISEKLEEINTTAFQKRPGSRREVFEEEEKPYLRSLPRTRYKLTEWKTAKVQPNYHIQVDRMYYSVPYEYVREQVEIRLTPDLLEFYFKDVRIASHKRLTGDIGQYSTSVEHMPDHHRLYLDHNPENNRAWAKSIGPSMEKFVGLIFEQNAEKKALSIVSALRNIAEKYEPTTLEKSVDTLLVISSNPTLSVLKSILDREAKRIPPESPAEKSKDMTNDFGFVRGAAYFGKERSK